The Candidatus Defluviibacterium haderslevense DNA window CTTAATAAAACGAGGATCACAATAAATCGGTTCAACAAATTCATCTAATAAGGTTACCTCATATTGACTACAATCGGTAGCAACAGCAGGTCGTTCCATATTATTAAATACCCTACAACTAACCGTGTCATTAAGACATAATATTTCCGGAGCTAATTTATCTTCAATCTTAACATAAGACCAACAAGAATTACCAGTAGTTGGATCTGTTACAGTAGCTATTATTGTCTCACCAAGCCATTCTGCAGTAATTGGGTTTGGAATTGGTTTTCCATGGAAACTCAAATCAACAATAAAAATATCGTAGCAATTAAAATCATTCGTTAATAAGGATTTAGCGGTAATGTAGGTTTGACAAGAACTATCTAAAGCCAGATTAATATTCTTACATGAAATACTTGTAGATCCCAAAATATTAATTTCAAAACTACATGTTGCCTTATTTCCACCGCCATCTGTAACTTCATAAACATTAGTAGTTACGCCCGGAGGAAATGGATTACCACTTGGAATTCCGGCAATAAGTTTATTCTGCAAACCTCCTTCAAATTCGACTATATATCTGCGGGATAATAAAGATGGACTATCAAACCATCTACCGGTTGGATCCCAGAACCAAACAAAATCTCCAGGAATTACTCCGGGTTGACCTAATCCCCAATTGGCATAATTGAATGGTTCTCCTGTAGTCCATTTAAAACCATTAAGTGAAGGAAAATATCTTAAACCAATCCAGTATTGATTGTCCAATAATCCGATAATGGTTTGAATTTTAGTTTGAAGAAAATTATTTTCATTGGCATTATCAATGGTTACTAAATGTCCGCCTAATTGTGCCGCAGTCAAGTTAGCATCGGTCCAGATTTTATGATTTGGAAGTCCTGCATTGGATATATAATATGTGTTGCCATTATATGATCCCAAATAGGATAATCCAGGAAATACTGCTGTAGTATCAAAACAATTATCATTGGCTTCCACATTATAACACAATACTCTATTACACTCCATACTATCCAATAATAAAGTCATATCTGCAGGGCAAGTTATGGTTGGTGCTATGGTATCATTTACATTAATGATCTGTGCACAAGTACTCATATTACCACACACATCTGTTGCTTTATAAGTTCTCGTTAAAGTAAATTTACTTGGAAACGATTGATTACTTTTAACATCAGACACATGAGAATTCACAACAGCTCCTGCACAATTATCAATACTATTCACAGTAGCCGGATCAATTGGCGGAACTTCATTTGGACAAATTAAATTCAAATTCGGTGGGCATGTAAGTCGCGGATTGATATCATCATTCACTGTAATAAGTTGAACACAGGTTCCTTGATTCCCACATGCATCAACCGCAGCATAAGTTCTTCTTACCGTAAATTTATTTAAACAGGTCTGTCCTTCTATTACATCATTCAGAAAACTGTTAGTCACAATTCCAGAACAATTATCAGATGAAGTTATTAAGCCTACATTAGATGCAGGGACATTGGATGCACAAGTTACAGTTTGATTTGCAGGGCAATTGACCACAGGTCTAGTGGTATCATTCACAGTAATAACTTGAACACATTCTACAAATGGACAACAATTATTAGTAACTCTATAAGTCCTTGTCAAAGTAAATTTATGTGCACAAGTTCTGCCAGATTCTACTTCACTTTGCAACACAACATTTAACGCACCACCAGGACAAGGATTTCCAAGTATTTGTACTGAATTGATATTTGCTACAGGAACTTCTGAAGAACATGAAACCGTTAAATGATTTGGACATTGAATTACAGGAGGTCCATAAACTGTTACAGTATAAACAACCAGGTCATTTGCACATTCATCCGGATCTAAAAGATTATCATTATCTGCATCAAAAAATATTCTAAAGTTCATTACAAGTGTGCCAGGTATAAGTGGATCAACCAATGATACACTTCTAGAATAAGGTGTTCCAGCAAATGCTGCAATTGGAAATGTACCATCTGCAGGTGCAAAATTTACATTTGTGCGTGTGAATTGCTGAATGACTTTTACCTGTGCACTGAGTGAAACATTAGTTTGATCTATAAACTGTGTAAATGTAATATTATTCGGCGTTGTACCGCAAACATTGAAAGTACCGGACTCATCAACACCGTTATGATTATTGGTTAATTGAATTCCATTTATAGTCGTTTGTAAAGAAGGCACAGGATTTACAGTAATTAAATATCTGATGGTATCTCCAAGACATTCACCGGGATCTATGGCCGTATTATTATTCGTATCTGACCATGGCAATAAAGTGATAGTTACAATTCCTCCAACTGCAGGATTAACTAAACCGGCGGTAGCAGGATTAACAGGAATAAAACTGGAAACAGGTGCAGAACATGCATTACACCAAGGTGCAAACAAAGTACCCGAATTAGAAATCGTTTGATAAATTCTAACATTTGCCGAACCAGTTAATTCTAAAAACGGACTACTAATAAAAACATTATTAGGTGTGGCATTACAAACAGAAAATCTTGCTGTATCTGGAATGCCATCATTGTTATTTGTTAGCTGTACTCCATTGATATTAGCTTGTATGGTTGGTTTTGGTAATACGGTAATGACATACCTTAAGGTATCACCTGTACATTCGTCTGGATCTATGATCTGATCATCTGATTCATCTTGCCATACTAAAAAAGTAACAGTGACTGTTCCTCCAATTAATGGATTCACCAAACTGGCTGTAGCAAAATTTGGTGGCGTAAAATTTCCAATGGAGGTAGCACAATTATTGCACCATGGAACAAAATTAGTACCATTTGTAATGAAGGATTGAAACACATTGGGTTCAGAAGCACCCGTCAATTCCTGAAATGCATCAGAAATAAAAACATTATTTGTGATACCATCACAAACGGTAACCCTACCTGTATCTGTAATACCATCAAAATTATTAATGACTAAAACATTGTTTACTTCAGCTTGTAATCTTGGCTTAGGATTAATGATATAATTTATTGTTATTGAATCACCAAAACAATCAATCAACGGATCAAAATTATTATCAAAATCTACATCGGAATAAAAAATAATTTTTTGTGTTGCAGTTCCAACCATAGTTGGATCAACTAAAGTCAAACTATAATTCGTTCCATTAAATATGGTTGAATTTAATACACCCACTGTATTATCAAATTGTTCAATCTCCGCAGGCGGCGGGCTTGCTACCAAACCATTAATATTACCATTCGAGGCTGTTTGTGCAATATAAGCATGAGAAGCATTGGTGGTAACTGCATTCCAAGTATAGAATGTTCCATTACAAATATTTATCGTGGCAACTTCAGATGGATCTTGATTTCCATCATTATTACTTGACACCAGAATTGCTGGCCCACCATTCGTATTATATGTGAAAGAAGCCGTTGGCACTGCTCCAACAGGAGCTGCAGGAGGTGCTCCTTCAAGCCATGGACAATAAATGACTAAATCTGAAACGGCAGCTCCGGATCCTCCATTAGGAGTTGTTGGACCGGATGGATCATCCCAATAATTAATGGTTGCATCCACTATATTTGGACTTAAATTATTAACTCCAAATTGATCACCGGCAAACCAGTTACCGGGTGTAGCAGTAACATTACCAGCATCTGCCATCAAGAGTACATCTGTGCCATTATCAATGACATCATTGAATATATTTCCGGTCACACTTCCGTATCCGGAATTTATGAATCGTACACCAATGCCATTGTCGTAAATATGATTATTATCAACATTTGCAAAACCACCATTAACATCAATACCAATAGCATACCCATTTATGGATGAAAGATTTCCTGAAATGGATGCTGACGCTTCTGATCCCATTACTACAAGGCCTATTCCTGTCTGTCCTGTATTATTTAATTCTGAATTGTTTTCAATGATTATAGATGCACTGTATGGACTTGAACTTGATGGTGATATTACTTCGATTCCAGATAAACCACCGATTACAGAAACCTGATCTAAAAATAAAGCTACAAATCCTAATACTGTATTTGGAGCAAACAAAGGTGGATTTAGTAATGTGTCTACTCTTGCGCGAATACCAACTTGAATTGCGTTAATTAAAACATTACTCATATAAATTTCACAATTTCCGCCACCTCCAAAGTACGGATCTACATTATCTGCATTAATTCCAATTAGGGAATTACCAACTGAACCACCATATATCGTGATAACATTTGATGTAGGCAAATTCCATAAATTAATACCGCGTCCAAATTCTCCTCCGTTGTCTCCAACGATATTATTAGACAATAAAACCGTAGACCCTAATTGAACAGACCAAAGATTAATACCCCAGGTAAAATCTGAAGTTCCTGTTACTCCAGATGCTGCATTGATTGTATTATTACTTATGGTCACTAAAGCATTTGGGGCATAGAATAAATTTGTATGTATACCTATTGCATCTTGGCCTACAGTCACATTATTACCGCTCCAAGTCATGCTACCATTGCTGAAGAAATTTTGTAAATGGATTCCAATATTATTCGTGCTAACTTCAATGGTATTATTTGTAATATCCGCATATGCATTGGTAAATAAAATCACTGCTTGACCACCATTGACTGGGTCTGATCCAAAATTTCGGATAATATTTTCATTAATAATGTTGCCACTTGAAACTGGCCCATCATTCGATAAACTTATTCCTCGTTGTGCAATATTTTGAATGATACAATATTCAATTGTAAAATTATTTAAAGGATTTGATACATCACTGTTATCTCTATTGGTAACACCTCGTCTTGCATCAATATCAATGGTTCCCGTTTGTAAAATACTGGGACCAACAATTGCAGGATTATTTCCATCAATTACTATACCATTAAGGGTTACCTGATCAACCAATATTCTAAATAAATCATTCGCTCCCGGATTTCCTCCTAGTGGATTGCTTGTAGGAGGTGTTATGATGGCTTCAGTTGTCGGATCTGCTTTAGGGCCATCGACACCATTTGTAAATAATGCAAAACGTGTATTCGCATTTGTATTGGCCTGAGGTCCATTAAATGTTAATTGTTTATATACAGTTACCAATTCTGGATAAGTTCCTGCGGCTATGGTAATGACGTGTCCATCCAAAGTCAATGGGTCATCAATGGCAGCTTGAATCGTTGCATAATTATTTCCGGTATTAACATTTGTGACCTGTGCATAATTATATGGATTGATTCCAAAGAATAGAACTAAAGTAAATACATGTAATCTTATTTTTTCAAATAAAAGTACAGACTTCTTGGTTTTAAAAAAGGAAGATGAAGTTCTATTGACTTTGAACTTTGTAATAGCACAAAAATGAGGGTTCGACATCCTAGTCATAAATTACAATTTTAGTAAAACATTAAATTTTTACTAAACCGTCTTGATGCAGAATGCAACTGGTGCTAAAGAAATACTTTGGGTAAAAAAGAATAAACTACTTGGAGTCAATTCTT harbors:
- a CDS encoding T9SS type A sorting domain-containing protein — translated: MTRMSNPHFCAITKFKVNRTSSSFFKTKKSVLLFEKIRLHVFTLVLFFGINPYNYAQVTNVNTGNNYATIQAAIDDPLTLDGHVITIAAGTYPELVTVYKQLTFNGPQANTNANTRFALFTNGVDGPKADPTTEAIITPPTSNPLGGNPGANDLFRILVDQVTLNGIVIDGNNPAIVGPSILQTGTIDIDARRGVTNRDNSDVSNPLNNFTIEYCIIQNIAQRGISLSNDGPVSSGNIINENIIRNFGSDPVNGGQAVILFTNAYADITNNTIEVSTNNIGIHLQNFFSNGSMTWSGNNVTVGQDAIGIHTNLFYAPNALVTISNNTINAASGVTGTSDFTWGINLWSVQLGSTVLLSNNIVGDNGGEFGRGINLWNLPTSNVITIYGGSVGNSLIGINADNVDPYFGGGGNCEIYMSNVLINAIQVGIRARVDTLLNPPLFAPNTVLGFVALFLDQVSVIGGLSGIEVISPSSSSPYSASIIIENNSELNNTGQTGIGLVVMGSEASASISGNLSSINGYAIGIDVNGGFANVDNNHIYDNGIGVRFINSGYGSVTGNIFNDVIDNGTDVLLMADAGNVTATPGNWFAGDQFGVNNLSPNIVDATINYWDDPSGPTTPNGGSGAAVSDLVIYCPWLEGAPPAAPVGAVPTASFTYNTNGGPAILVSSNNDGNQDPSEVATINICNGTFYTWNAVTTNASHAYIAQTASNGNINGLVASPPPAEIEQFDNTVGVLNSTIFNGTNYSLTLVDPTMVGTATQKIIFYSDVDFDNNFDPLIDCFGDSITINYIINPKPRLQAEVNNVLVINNFDGITDTGRVTVCDGITNNVFISDAFQELTGASEPNVFQSFITNGTNFVPWCNNCATSIGNFTPPNFATASLVNPLIGGTVTVTFLVWQDESDDQIIDPDECTGDTLRYVITVLPKPTIQANINGVQLTNNNDGIPDTARFSVCNATPNNVFISSPFLELTGSANVRIYQTISNSGTLFAPWCNACSAPVSSFIPVNPATAGLVNPAVGGIVTITLLPWSDTNNNTAIDPGECLGDTIRYLITVNPVPSLQTTINGIQLTNNHNGVDESGTFNVCGTTPNNITFTQFIDQTNVSLSAQVKVIQQFTRTNVNFAPADGTFPIAAFAGTPYSRSVSLVDPLIPGTLVMNFRIFFDADNDNLLDPDECANDLVVYTVTVYGPPVIQCPNHLTVSCSSEVPVANINSVQILGNPCPGGALNVVLQSEVESGRTCAHKFTLTRTYRVTNNCCPFVECVQVITVNDTTRPVVNCPANQTVTCASNVPASNVGLITSSDNCSGIVTNSFLNDVIEGQTCLNKFTVRRTYAAVDACGNQGTCVQLITVNDDINPRLTCPPNLNLICPNEVPPIDPATVNSIDNCAGAVVNSHVSDVKSNQSFPSKFTLTRTYKATDVCGNMSTCAQIINVNDTIAPTITCPADMTLLLDSMECNRVLCYNVEANDNCFDTTAVFPGLSYLGSYNGNTYYISNAGLPNHKIWTDANLTAAQLGGHLVTIDNANENNFLQTKIQTIIGLLDNQYWIGLRYFPSLNGFKWTTGEPFNYANWGLGQPGVIPGDFVWFWDPTGRWFDSPSLLSRRYIVEFEGGLQNKLIAGIPSGNPFPPGVTTNVYEVTDGGGNKATCSFEINILGSTSISCKNINLALDSSCQTYITAKSLLTNDFNCYDIFIVDLSFHGKPIPNPITAEWLGETIIATVTDPTTGNSCWSYVKIEDKLAPEILCLNDTVSCRVFNNMERPAVATDCSQYEVTLLDEFVEPIYCDPRFIKRVTRKYVSTDLLGNVSDTCSQLLIVERPNLDSIIFPPEKVELFCGRIDRLDAEGHPHPYVTGLPTLEGDSIWPNVNVICNLVADYSDIDLGEINCVRKIMRTWRVREWWCSGEITRTSLQIFEIKDIDGPVVSFLGNDFHATTTNKSCYAQVVLPPIYAEDACHGIRTIDVVYPGGILKNKNGGSVELPVGLDTIVYRLYDSCYNLTTDTLIVTVRDATEPVAICQRRTVVSLNGAGVNWIPAAVFDDGSFDECHVDHFEVRRMDNLSCDTSASVWGPEVGLCCDDVGKEIMIGFKVIDQSGNEGICMVLVEVQDKDKPRITCPPDIAIDCRFDIDFSQLDYTFGKVVLSQLDRDTIIIDPIYEHDVYGYPLDGIALDNCPPTILEETDTSHLDQCGKGFIYRKFIAIDQFGNQDSCTQGIHIINYKPLNDLSIVWPLDLDTTGICDPSVLIPEHLPAINGLPTFKDDECSQVGISYDDLKFSPTIPGDPCFKIFRVWKIIDWCERDFKNNIIIYTDTQIIKVINSVDPRIVDVCPDTIICNYGADCSPFEIDLRIKAVDDCTDPDDMIYRYKIDFNSDGTIDYSFRDIGKIRTRNLWPKGIHIIYWEVEDLCGNVAKCHNQVEIRFCKAPTAYCIKGLAIGLVPVDVNGNGIYEPYPIDNEEAMIRASDINVASSGACGAAIKFSFTSDTNDVSRTFGCGDIGRVDLDLYVTDENGNQSVCKTFIIVQDSNLVDICPNTLTNVVVEGLITSERNKQVEYASVNLDQSNMNATLTNFEGQYKFEQVPTRNDYVIKPEKNDDWLNGVTTADIVKIQKHILGQEKIISPYKLIAADVNKSGSITAKDISDIRKLILGVTADIPGNTSWRFVDQSYSFNDPLNAMNETFPESYIIKPLMSDMKVNFIGIKIGDINESAKTRGLNQNVVIRSQHPLELGLENQKIEAGQIYDAIITLKNCSEFLGFQSTFDFNPKAIQILDVIGFESTGFTEANANLSKTAQGLMSVCWNGKLEDNTPLFRIKFLAKDYGQLAQYLKLSSAVTPSLAININDDQEEQVSLIYNQWTKSPDFNVMQNEPNPMVNESTIDVFIPSQGEAKLSIYDATGKVYYQEAKLMQKGINRFTVSRNVLSVSGVYYYQVDYANQTITKKMVVQN